Proteins encoded within one genomic window of Glycine soja cultivar W05 chromosome 1, ASM419377v2, whole genome shotgun sequence:
- the LOC114369271 gene encoding pentatricopeptide repeat-containing protein At2g22070-like encodes MNKLPGYSWVDIRNKTHVFGVEDWSHPQKKEIYEKLDSLLDQIKRIQTESVLIEMDDNLKEKLLHYHSERLTVAFLLLTCPTGMPIVVKKNLRFYCPTTKCLALCEDDNQYDDFNMDEVDLNLENYEELFGMTLSHFEELFENGRIDSLFGTKDMFVVDFNR; translated from the exons ATGAACAAGTTGCCAGGTTATAGTTGGGTTGATATTAGAAATAAAACCCATGTGTTTGGGGTTGAAGACTGGTCTCATcctcaaaagaaagaaatttatgaaaagCTTGATAGTCTTCTTGATCAGATAAAGCGAATTCAAACAGAATCAGTTCTGATTGAAATGGATGACAATTTGAAGGAGAAGCTTCTTCATTATCACAGCGAGAGGCTAACCGTGGCATTTTTATTACTAACCTGTCCAACTGGGATGCCAATCGTTGTCAAGAAAAATTTAAGA TTTTATTGTCCTACTACAAAATGCCTTGCACTATGTGAAGATGATAATCAGTATGATGATTTCAACATGGATGAAGTAGATCTTAATCTTGAGAACTATGAAGAACTTTTTGGCATGACCCTCAGTCATTTTGAAGAGCTATTTGAAAATGGTAGAATTGATAGCTTGTTTGGGACAAAAGACATGTTTGTTGTAGATTTCAACCGTTAG
- the LOC114415315 gene encoding laccase-7-like, translated as MKRLVFSLAWAFALLLACSLVSGAVVEHTFNIGNLTVSRLCNEEVITTVNGSLPGPTIYVEEGDTLVVHANNNSPYNITLHWHGIFQILTAWADGPESVTQCPIRPGGKYTYRFNITGQEGTLWWHSHSSFLRATVYGALIIRPRRGNSHPFPSVYQEVPILLGEWWNGNVVDVENNAIETGIGPNLSDAYTINGLPGDTYNCSQNQTYQLQVKHGETYLLRIINAALNAQHFFKIANHTFTVVAIDASYTQPYNTDVIILAPGQTVDAIITTNQTLGSYYMAFTPYHSAPGVSINNNITRGVVIYENATSASPVMPDLPAQTDTPTAHKFYTNITGLAGGPHWVPVSLNVDQHMLITFGIGLDHCPELDPEGCGGRNFRLSASMNNESFVLPKGLSMMEAFFRNVSGVYTRDFPDNPPFVFNYTDPTLETNGTDIAFAPKSTKVKPLTFNSTVQVVLQNTAILARENHPIHLHSFNFHVLAQGFGNYDSNVDESKFNLDNPQIRNTISVPVGGWAVIRFQANNPGIWLVHCHLETHLPWGLAMAFEVENGPEPWVLPPPPADLPQC; from the exons ATGAAACGTTTGGTGTTTTCTTTGGCCTGGGCTTTTGCTCTTTTGCTAGCTTGTTCATTGGTTTCTGGTGCTGTTGTAGAACACACTTTCAAT ATAGGTAACTTGACTGTGTCCCGCTTGTGCAATGAGGAAGTGATTACAACAGTCAATGGAAGCCTGCCTGGACCAACGATTTACGTTGAAGAGGGTGACACTCTTGTGGTCCATGCAAACAACAATTCACCCTACAATATTACCCTTCATTG GCAtggaatttttcaaattttgactGCATGGGCAGATGGTCCTGAATCTGTAACTCAATGTCCAATACGTCCTGGTGGAAAGTATACCTATAGATTTAACATAACAGGACAAGAGGGTACCCTATGGTGGCATTCCCACTCTTCTTTTCTACGTGCAACCGTCTATGGAGCTCTTATCATTCGCCCTAGAAGAGGAAACTCACACCCATTCCCTTCAGTTTACCAAGAAGTCCCCATATTGCTTG GGGAATGGTGGAATGGTAATGTTGTTGATGTGGAGAACAACGCAATTGAAACCGGTATTGGTCCAAATTTGTCAGATGCTTACACAATTAATGGCTTGCCTGGAGATACTTACAATTGCTCCCAAAATC AGACATACCAACTCCAAGTGAAACATGGAGAAACCTACCTGTTGCGCATTATCAACGCTGCACTCAATGCACAACACTTTTTTAAGATAGCCAACCACACATTCACAGTGGTAGCCATCGATGCTTCCTACACTCAACCCTACAACACCGATGTTATAATCCTTGCCCCAGGCCAAACCGTGGATGCAATCATAACCACAAACCAAACTTTGGGTTCTTATTACATGGCCTTCACTCCATATCATTCCGCCCCAGGCGTTTCAATCAACAATAACATAACCCGAGGCGTGGTCATTTATGAGAATGCCACATCAGCATCACCTGTCATGCCGGACCTCCCAGCCCAAACTGACACACCCACTGCCCACAAGTTCTACACCAACATCACTGGGTTGGCTGGTGGACCTCACTGGGTCCCAGTATCACTTAATGTGGATCAACATATGTTGATAACTTTTGGAATTGGGTTAGACCATTGTCCCGAACTAGATCCAGAGGGGTGTGGTGGAAGAAATTTTCGACTCTCCGCAAGTATGAATAACGAGTCATTTGTTTTGCCTAAAGGGCTCTCGATGATGGAAGCTTTTTTTCGAAATGTTAGCGGGGTGTACACTAGAGATTTTCCAGATAATCCTCCATTTGTGTTTAACTACACCGATCCAACGTTAGAGACCAATGGTACAGACATAGCGTTTGCACCTAAATCAACCAAGGTGAAGCCTTTGACGTTCAATTCAACAGTGCAAGTTGTTCTTCAGAATACGGCTATACTTGCAAGGGAGAACCATCCAATTCACCTTCACAGCTTCAATTTCCATGTTTTAGCACAAGGGTTTGGAAATTATGATTCCAACGTGGATGAATCAAAGTTTAATCTTGATAACCCTCAAATACGTAACACGATTTCGGTGCCGGTAGGAGGATGGGCCGTTATTAGATTCCAAGCAAATAATCCAG GTATATGGCTAGTGCACTGCCACTTGGAGACTCATTTGCCATGGGGGTTAGCCATGGCTTTCGAGGTTGAAAATGGACCTGAACCATGGGTGCTGCCTCCGCCACCAGCTGATTTGCCCCAATGCTAA